The sequence AATATGCTTCTAAGCTGAAATGCAGTCGCCCATTGTATAGCCTCATCAAACAGAAAGGCCCACTCAGTATCATCACCAATGAGCCCACGTGCCTGGCAGGCCTCTCAAAATGTGTTGTATACAACACCCTCATAGGTTCTAACATCTTTGTAGTGAAGTGCACCTCTAACGACCATAAGCAGCATCCTAAGGTAGAACGCATCACCCATGCCTGGATGAATGTAACGCAGCCTACCGATTTTGGTCCCGCGCCTACGGCCCTCCCAtgccttgttcttgttgttccaAGTGTAATAGTTTGGGAACTCACAGTAGGTGTACTGTCGGGTTGCTGAAAATCTTTGATTAGCAACAAACCATTCTGTCAATGTGCTCTTGCTTGAATCGGGATCGTCTACAACCCCCTCCAAATTATCCTCCTCCGACCCAGCTACTATATTCATACCCGGAAGGTGCACGTGCAGTCTCTCAACCGCCGGAAATTTCTCATGTATCTCAAAACCAAGCAAGCGCCACACAGCTTCACACCATGAAAGGTATCTTGATTTAATGTACTCAGCTATCTCATCCACACCACCAGCACTGGCTGGCTGCATATCTATGCTCGCAGAATTGTCCGCAGCAACACCTAGCCTTGCATCATCCTGGCCTTTGTGGCAATACTTGAAGAGATACTTTATAAGGTAGGAATGATTGCAGGCTTCTACGTTGATGTGTGCTTGGAATTTCTTCAGGACCTGAAGGTTGTGTGGCACAACCCATCTATTGTCAAGATCCACACCGCTTTTACGGGCCTTGACACCGGTATCTCGCCGTCGATAAATAGGGAACCCATCCGCATCGAATGTGGTTGTGTCTTGAAAACTCTTTGGAAACCTCTTAGAACACTTTCCATCTTTCATACATGGGCAATTTGGATCAAGTTCACCACAAGGACCATGCATCATGAATTCCTGTACTAACACAAAACCCAGTGGATCTTCATTTGGATCAGGCAACTCTGCAGATATAAACTGATCTGCAAACGCAGTTGAAGGTTCGCTGTTGCAGCCAGTTTGCCAAATAAGAATATGAGCATGAGGAAGGCCTCGTTTTTGGAACTCTATAGTATCAACAACTGAATACAAAAGAAGGAATGGTAATGTCGAGACAATTCAATATATGGACAGCTAAAAAATCTCAGCAAAGGGTAATTCTCACAGGCTGTGACAGGACCGTAGGCTTCTCCACTCCTAATATCCTCTATATATTCCTGTAGTTTCATGTGGAATACACGGCTGGTGATATCAGCACGATCTGAgggtgtcggtaccccaggactggggtaccccctcttgctgtgtctaggcaagagtctcatagttatccttaactacgccctgacGACCGAGCAGCcagacccctgtggtccggagccctacttACCCGGCAAACGGCCCCGGATCCACTCCCCGCTTGGGGAAGGTCCGGCGACGCCACATGCCCCGAaggaggtagccctcagccaaaacagctgggggccccggacctcccagggagtaccggacccccgccgggtcccggacccccatatactatccggacccctcagcagggaggAACCGACACCCTGCCTGGGGCTGGTcaggagccgccacgtgtccgtaggtgcgggcacgcgcgcggggccgcgtggcttccactggaagactcgcctacctaccgcattcaatgcggtaggcggaagtgcgctctgccacagcagagcccgaggcggcttttgccaggttgcactATTGGTTgcgtgttaccaaggcgcgCAGAGCAgttgctggcgccgcccacgctgcGTATATCagtctactatgccagttggacgcgacggctcggcttcgccattatgacgcctacacggtagcctcgacagactacgccgcaagctacattgccccaacgggcgcctcgccgatgggacgaTTGAGaaacccccctcggtcagagagtctacagggcaaTGAAACATATCCaagaagagattctcaaccgcTGTAGCTCCATTGAAGCTTCCTACGTAGTATATTATACATCCTTGTTGAGCCCACCTGTCGGAGTCCGACGCCTGTGAacgcgtcctccttgcactataaaagggggacgcccgctagagaaggactcaagcccggctgggcagaggatagactcattcatactaagagcaatacaccacacagtggatgtagggtattacgctacggcggcccgaaccactctaaatctgtgtgttcttgcgttcttgcccccaagctagatcggcctaatcgctttgcacttccccgagtacttcccctcggggaataggtgggtgcgttccgccacccggctgtgggtacccccaaaagcccacgacatttggcgtcGTCCGTGGGGACGTGCAAgcgttggctagatctccaGGCATCTGAGGTTGatctcatcctctgcaacggcgacgagaagatgaagagaggcatggcgGCACCTACGCCGCATGTCGCAGCGCCGAGGCAGCGGCGCCtactgtgcgtcgccactgcgacacctcagagccgacACGGTGGCGCGCAGCGGAGACGCCCGCTGTACGTCACCCTACAACACCtctgcgtcggctcaaggttttctctcaagcaaccaccaggACTCCCCTGCGGCGACATGGcatcggctcaaggctttctctcaatgtGAAGGCTGGAGCCGACTGCTGTGGCCCGGGGGAAGTCTACCGCCGTCTCCTCCTTCGCCAGGACCGAGTctctctcggtgctgctgcagacaggatccCGCCACTAGGCGCGGGGGCCTAATGCCAGCACCAAGgtcgagccggcgaacgaccgcccttctccacgctccgtaCTCATCCAAATGAGCACCCAACTCATGATGAGCGATCATCGGGCTGGCTTTCGAtggcagacggcggcggctgggccactcccattcaaagccaaagaattcgtCTCTATGCTACCTAGGCATATGACAGTTCTTAGGCAGGGAAGGGCCCCCGAGCTCCcaaggtgatgctggatgatgcagttcaggcacgtccaggATGCCTTCGCCTCCGATGACCGTGGAGAACTCAAAGGTGGCGATTCCACTTCGGTCGGGAATGTGCATGCCTTACAGAAGGCGGCCGAAGGTTACCCCTGGATAGGACTAAGAGAGCACATCCTTGTAATAACATGGTGCCTATGTGTGGTTCGGAGCGATAAAGGTctgcccttgtaaacccgatctctgacttcatcgcacaaacaggcaacGCCAGCAAGTGGTTCAGAGCGGTAGAGGCCCGGCCTCGCAATCCCGACCTCTGACGTACACCACGATAACCATAATAAAGGAGCATTGCTTTCTCGGTCTTATCTAAACTTTACCTTGGTTACACTTATCCGCTTTGGTTTAACTGTGTCTTTCTCCCAAACGGAGTCTTTTCTTTAGTTACTAATGACCCaagttgagttgctggcttgtggtcaagCGGGGATACCCCTTCTAGCCGAAAGATagttcggacccctagggacctgctcaggagaagtggtACCCATATCCTAGGGTAGAGAAGCTTCgtgtagcttagcctggtaatgtaccctaaatCTATgcacttcactaccctgttacgagtcccctagtatccgagactgctgtccctagaggtcccgggctcctttctGGTATAAGGCCTGGTTTCCTACACCTTGCTGCAAGGTCCGGTGGCATAATTCATGGGATCGTCAGCAACgactcaaagtccactccggtggcccgctccggcggagaccgctcgccacgatcgctcaaagtccactccggtggcccgctccggcggagaccgctcgccacggtcgctcaaagtccactccggtggcccgctccggcagagaccgctcgccacggtcgctcaaagtccactccggtggcccgctccggcggagaccactccccacggtcgctcaaagtccactccggtggcccgctccggcggagaccggtCGCCATGGtcgctcaaagtccactccggtggcccgctccggcggagaccgctcaccacggtcgctcaaagtccactccggtggcccgctccggtggagaccgctcgccacggtcgcttaaagtccactccggtggcccgctgcggcggagaccgctcgccacggtcgcttaaagtccactccggtggcccgctccagcggagaccgcccgccacggtcgctcaaaaGTCCACTCTGGTGGTCCGCTCCTGCGGAGACCGCCCGCCACGGTCGCCACAGCCAGGTCCGGGGAAGTGATTCTCGCTCCCTGAGCGGTCCGaggtccgtgtagccgcttggCTTGGTTCCATACcccaagcctacaccttcgccgccctatggaaagcgctctagtacctgaacctgacAAAAGGTGTTCCAGTCTccaaggggtccggagcacccgctctcgacaTGAGCACGCTGACACAACCAAGTTACAtggaaacacatcacgatagtggCCCCATCcgtgggttcgtacctctcccgaggtgggcccgagggccactgtcggtaccccaggactggggtaccccctcttgctgtgtctaggcaagagtctcgtagttatccttaactacgccctgacgaccgagcagccggacccctgtggtccggagccctacttACCCAGCAAACGGCCCCAGATCCACTCCCCGCTTGGGGAAGGTCTGGCGACGCCACATGCCCCGGaggaggtagccctcagccaaaatagctggggccccggacctcccagggagtaccggacccccgccgggttccggacccccatatactatccggacccctcagcagggaggAATCGACACCCTGCCTGGggctggtccggagccgccatgtgTCCGTAGGTGCGGGCACGCACGCGGGGCCGCGtggcttccactggaagactcgcctacctaccacattcaatgcggtaggcggaagtgcgctctgccacagcagagcccgaggcggcttttGCTAGGTTGCACTAttggtcgcgtgttaccaaggcgcgCAGAGCAGTCGCTGGCGCCGTCCACGCTGCGTATATCAGTCTACTATGCTAGTTGGacgcgacggctcggcttcgccatTATGACGCATACACGGTAGCCTCGAcagactacgccgcaagctacattgccccaacgggcgcctcgccgatgggacgaTTGAGaaacccccctcggtcagagagtctacagggaaATGAAGCATATCCgagaagagattctcaactgTTGTAGCTCCATTGAAGCTTCCTACGTAGTATATTATACATCCTTGTtgagcccacctgtcggggtccgatGCCTGTGAacgcgtcctccttgcactATAAAGgggggacgcccgctagagaaggACTCAAGCCCGGCTGGGCaaaggatagactcattcatactaagagcaatacaccacacagtggatgttgggtattacgctcctgcagcccgaaccactctaaatccgtgtgttcttgcgttcttgcccccaagctagatcggcctaatcgctttgcacttccccgagtacttcccctcggggaataggcgggtgcgttctgccacccggctgtgggtacccccaaaagcccacgacagAGGGCTTTTGGCTAGGCTCTGATCTTAGTGCCTCTTCTATCTCTGTCCAGTTAGCATTGCAGGTGAAAGTTGTGAATAAAGTGGGAGAACCATAAGTCCTAGAAATGGCCATGCAATCATGATAGTTCTGATTCAGATTGCGTCTGCTGCCTGGATAGGAAGCAGGCAAGATTGTTTTGACCCCTACATCCTTACCAGTGGATGCACCTCTTCCAAGTGCATCAGAGATTCCCTGATATGTTTTAGTCCGAAGGAGTTTTTGATTAAAAAAATGGAAAGAAAGTCTATTGGCCTCAACACATGAATAGGCATTAACACCATATTGCTGTGAAAGACGACCTGAACAAAGGATTGGGTTTGGCTCGCCTCTACGGTAATGCTGATAGTAGGAATGGAATTCCATCATGCTCACTTCAGTATGATTACCACGGCATCCTACAGGGACATCCTTAAATTTGATGCCTAACTGGTAACCCTTATCACCATATGGAAAAAGAATTGGATACTGTAATGCCATAAGAGCAGGATGGATAGGAGGCACACGTTTGAACCCTCCCTGTTGCGACTCAAGAATTATATCAAAAGGATGTGTGGAAGAAGACATATCCCCGACAAGAAGCGCAGCCAATTCATTCACTGCCGGTAGACTATATCTGTCCGCACTTGTACCAGATGAGCCAAAAAGTCTTATCCGAACATCCGGAGTGGTAGGAGAACGCAGTCTATCCCGAGCCATGCGGAATTGCTTAACTAAAGGATTGCATCGATCGAACATTGAAATCAGAGAGTCAACAACATGAGTATCGATTGCAGAATCGTCACTTGGGCCAGAAGAGTGGATACCAAGCCTATTCTGGACTTCATTGGCAATGTCATAGATGTACAACTGCGCATACTGGGGTCTGGTACCTTCATCTGGAATTAACGAACCAATACGATGATGAACCACTCCATTTATTCGGAATATATAGGGGCCTCTACCAGTATTTATGGATCTGTCAATGTCTACTCCTAAAGAGGTAAAGGCAAATATAGAATTATACTGTCTGATAAGCTTCATGAAATTCTTAGACGCCGGACCTCCATTGAACTTGATTAAATCACACAACGGTGGAGGGAATGGCCTATGCTTTGGAAGAGAGATACGGCCACCACGGCAACATGAATGGTAAACAATACGTTTCTGCGCATATGAACTTAAACTAAGCACGCGTTCCTGGTACCAGAAAACAGCGCCACAATGCTCGCGTATGTAATCTGGCCCCCCCCATAGTAGGAACGACCAGAATACATCTCTGCATGAAACAGATGAAGGGCTAAGATGTGCGGACATAGAAGACAAACGGTGTTCCCTGGGAAGCAGAGAAGGAAACAATCCAGAACTATACCTTTTAGCAGAGCTGAATATTCTTTTGGGAAGGCAACTACAGGCTCAGCCAAAGGAGCAGAACCGATAGACGCTGCATATTTGAGCAGATAGTATGAAAACTGAACCTGaaaaaacattgccaaatccCTAAACGATGCAGGCTAAGGAAAGGCAACCTTTTTTCATCAGGTTTCTGTTTTTGTTCCTAGACATTCTTCTGGCCCTATTCTCTCGAGCAGTGTTTGCAGGCACAAGGGGGCAGAAATGGTCTCCTAGGCAAAATGGCTAGGTCAATCATACGTAGGCAGGAACATAGCTTAAAAAAATGGCAAAGTTTTGAGCTGAACTCACTGGCAACAACGCAACGTCTTGGGCCAACAGGGATAGAGGTTGAAGTTGAAACAACAACCGCCGTCGCAGGGAAAGGAACATGCCGCATAGGCAGCCGCGGGCGTACATTTCTACCACAAGCAGCGCCTACACGAGCAGCCAAAGTGGCCGCAACAGCCTCCTCACGACGCCATCGCCGGGAGGCAACCAAATCAGGCATAGTACACCTACGGCGCACGTTCCTTTCAGTGGAAGGCGCAGCCTCCCTGCAACGGCGCCGAGAAGGAGGAGCATCCATCTAAATGCTAAGATCAGAAGGACATCTCATGTGAGAGCCAAAGAAAACAAGAATCACCAGCGCAGCACTACAGTAGGACACGCACACAGAAATCAGAACCTGTAAACCGTTACCGCAccacgacagcagcaggcaggtatAATCTAGAACAGCACAGACGCACAAAAAATAGCAGCTGCAATGTACCAAAGGCACCCATAGAAACATGGAGCAAAGCCATGCAATCTGTATACTGTGGAGCCGAATGACATACGCGGAGTAGAAAGCTATAATGTAAGCCACACGCAGCAAAACTAAGCACACACCTGACGAACTGCAGTAGGACCTGGCGAATGGGAGCACGACTTGAAGAACTGGAGCCGGAGATCAGCACGGGCAGCGCGACCGACAGTGTTAACCCGCTTCGGGAACCGCAGGGAAGACAGCCCACGAATGGGAGCAGGCGCACAGGGAACACATGAAATAGGAATGCAAGAATCAGCACACGATGGTAGAAGAAGTACACCACCTCCCGATTCGGAGTTCATCGAATTGCACAGATCTGGAGCTCACCGTGAGGCTTGGGAGAACAGAGCCAGCACTGAAGTGGAAGATTCGGGTATCGTTTGTAGCGCTGGTGGAagagggcgccgccggccgcgacaGACGACCTGCGCACCGGCGGTGGGCTGGCGGCCAGTGACCTACACCAACGAAGCCggacggcaagggcggcgcgtAAGGTTGGGCAGGACAGCGGCAATGCAGGGGAAACTTCTGCGTATCGTGGGGAGCGTACCTGGAGGAGGGCGGTGCCGGTCTCCACTGACGCCGGTGCATCGGTAGCGGGCTGCACCAACGAAGCCACCCTCcaaagacggcggcggcggacgctaCCCAAACCCTACCCCGCCTCCACAACTGGGAGACGAAAGCAGAAAGGGACGAAGCGAGACCTCGTGCGGCCGAGTTGTGGGGAATCGTCGGGGCCCACGGCCTGGCGAGGCGTTTCCTGAGGCGGTTCGGCACGCGGACTCACGGAGACGGCAGGGCCCACCGCGCAGGCAAGGCGGTGCGCACGCGGGCTGTGAGGCCGAGGAATCCACGCCCCGCGTCGACCGTCCcctccgctgccgctgctggctCCCACCCCCAAACCAGGCACGTGTCGGCACGAGGACGACCGTTTCTCCCCAAGCCGCCCTCTCCACGGTGTATAGGAGTTAGAGTACTTCGTAGCAAGATTTGGTCAGAGGTCATGGTTGAGCCTGCGTGGGAGGTTGGACTTAGCAGCCGCCAGCCGCTGCAGAATGGATAGAGATCTTTGCTTTCTTATTAGCCCGTTGATTTGAGGCAACTGTTTACTATCAGGCGCAAAAAACATGCTAGTCTCTTTCATGCAGATGTTGTTAACTACAGACTTAGGATCGTATTGCGGTCAAAATTTCAATCAATAATAAAGTAAAAAAGAATTTGGCAATTTGCAGCTGAGCTTAAAAAACGGCAATTTAGCCACAATCCAGAAATTATACATGATGACCGCATTTTTTTGGGTGGTAAATACCTATGCATTTCCAAGTTAAATTCAAGTTGTGTAACTCAACTTTGGGAACTTTTGCTATAATTTTGCGGTGTTTGTTGATAATATGAAAAGTCAAAAGATACTAAAGTTTCATTCGTAAATACAATACCTATGCCTTTTGATACTagtttttcttcattttgttgATAACATGAAAAGCAAAACTCGCATGAGAAATGTAGTAAGGGCATTTAAAGACCGCAAGCCGTAATTTCCTAAGAGCTCCATTAGAGGAAAATGATAAATAGTGCCAGTTTGCCAACTTTCGAAATACAAATGGGATGAAACGCACATAAACCATCATTGAATATTCCAATTTCCAAACAAAAGACACCTTTGAATAGTCTCTCATAAAGCAGAACCGACCAAGCACACACTACCCGCAAGCCAGCACTAATAAAGAAGGCACCATCCTCCTGGCTTCCTCTGCTCGCCCCTCCGAAAAAGTAGCAGCACGGGGAGACTAGGAGGCACCGAGGCAGTCCACAACTCCACACTCGACAGAGAAGAGAGATGGCGATGCGGATGGCGGTGGCTGCGGCGGTCGTGGTGGTGTTCTGCGTGCTGGCGCCCCCCTCGGCAGCGCAGACGTCGAGGACGCCGGACTGTGCGGCGAAGCTGGCGGCGTGTGCGCCGTACATAAACACgacggggccgccgccggaggcctGCTGCGGGTCGATCAAGGACGCCGTCCAGAACGACCTCAAGTGCCTCTGCGGGCTCTACGCCACGCCGGAGATCTTCAAGGCCTTCAACATCAACGTCACCCAAGCTCTCGGCGTCGCCAAGCGCTGCGGCCTCAACGACACCACCGAAGCCTGCAAGAGTAATTCTCCTTCCATCTTCCGGCGCCGAACAAGTGTTCTTCGTTTACCTTTCCGATGATCTGATTATCCAGCATCCAGTTTGCAGCGATCAGTTAGAACAATCATTAAAGAAAGCATCTTTAGCGATCAATTTGTCATGTTCAGTGGTCGATTTGCGCTAGTAGGCATCAGATAGACTAGATGTGCCTAAGGTTGGGCGGCCAACTGGCTAGCCCAGCTCCATGTCACTCCCAC comes from Panicum virgatum strain AP13 chromosome 4K, P.virgatum_v5, whole genome shotgun sequence and encodes:
- the LOC120704279 gene encoding non-specific lipid transfer protein GPI-anchored 9-like, whose amino-acid sequence is MAMRMAVAAAVVVVFCVLAPPSAAQTSRTPDCAAKLAACAPYINTTGPPPEACCGSIKDAVQNDLKCLCGLYATPEIFKAFNINVTQALGVAKRCGLNDTTEACKSLSPTQSPPGSPSGGGSNSGHRTLSFGFPGLMSLFLALWSVLA